The proteins below come from a single Dermatophilaceae bacterium Soc4.6 genomic window:
- the fliN gene encoding flagellar motor switch protein FliN, producing the protein MTTAPSTSLTDPSPDELAGHAAAAAAAVLPSEVPLNASSPQPGFEDLLPMFATGVVARVTGRAESIGVLVADDLVQALSSSPLPGLDIAAAVQPALDAAAAALGCSAEPAQQVALDQVGPQMGGEVIAVPLIGAGFSGCVLFTPGVLASVAAEPPTSSSFAPDPSLPAPGRAAAPAYLSAPGPRRGIEMLHGVDMELTVELGRTRMAVRELLSLAPGDVLELDRAAGSPADLLVNGRLIARGEVVVVDEDFGLRVTEIVDSAAG; encoded by the coding sequence ATGACCACTGCTCCGAGCACCTCGCTCACCGACCCCTCTCCGGACGAGCTGGCCGGTCACGCCGCGGCCGCCGCTGCGGCGGTGCTCCCCTCAGAGGTGCCGCTCAACGCCAGCAGCCCCCAGCCGGGCTTCGAGGACCTGCTCCCGATGTTCGCGACCGGCGTCGTCGCCCGGGTCACCGGACGAGCGGAGTCGATCGGCGTCCTGGTCGCCGACGACCTGGTCCAGGCACTCTCGTCGAGCCCACTGCCGGGTCTGGACATCGCCGCTGCCGTGCAGCCCGCCCTCGATGCGGCCGCAGCCGCCCTCGGCTGCTCGGCCGAGCCTGCTCAGCAGGTGGCGCTCGACCAGGTCGGCCCGCAGATGGGCGGCGAGGTCATCGCGGTCCCCCTGATCGGAGCCGGTTTCTCGGGGTGCGTGCTGTTCACCCCCGGGGTCCTCGCGTCCGTCGCGGCCGAGCCCCCCACCAGCTCCTCCTTCGCCCCCGACCCGTCACTGCCCGCACCAGGCCGAGCGGCTGCCCCGGCGTATCTCTCGGCCCCCGGCCCACGGCGCGGCATCGAGATGCTCCACGGTGTCGACATGGAGCTCACCGTCGAGCTCGGCCGGACCCGCATGGCCGTGCGTGAGCTGCTCTCCCTGGCTCCCGGTGACGTGCTCGAGCTGGACCGAGCGGCCGGGAGCCCGGCCGACCTGCTCGTCAACGGACGCCTGATCGCCCGGGGCGAGGTCGTCGTGGTGGACGAGGACTTCGGCCTGAGGGTCACCGAGATCGTCGACTCGGCTGCGGGCTGA
- a CDS encoding MotA/TolQ/ExbB proton channel family protein, with the protein MDPAPAIGIAGGFVVVVVVNVMEGGNPMTLLAPPALILIFVTSILVTIAGGTMADAKNAGSSLVRAFTGGVPPASDLVPTVVALAEKARKEGLLALEDSAKSVEDPFLLKGITMAIDGTDPEELRDILESEVYAKRAADRQGAKFWADAGAYAPTIGIIGTVMGLVHVLENLSNPGKLGHLIAAAFIATLWGITSANVIFLPLGSRLKRLSELECGRMEIAIEGIAAIQAGSNPRIVAQKLRSLLANGASEAEAA; encoded by the coding sequence ATGGATCCGGCGCCCGCGATCGGCATCGCCGGCGGCTTCGTCGTCGTCGTCGTCGTCAACGTCATGGAGGGCGGAAACCCCATGACGCTGCTGGCCCCGCCAGCACTCATCCTCATCTTCGTGACGAGCATCCTCGTCACCATCGCCGGTGGCACCATGGCCGACGCCAAGAACGCCGGCTCGTCCCTGGTCCGCGCCTTCACCGGGGGCGTCCCTCCCGCGAGCGACCTCGTGCCCACCGTCGTGGCCCTGGCCGAGAAGGCACGCAAGGAGGGTCTGCTGGCACTGGAGGACTCGGCCAAGTCGGTCGAGGACCCGTTCCTGCTCAAGGGCATCACGATGGCCATCGACGGCACCGACCCGGAGGAGCTGCGCGACATCCTCGAGTCGGAGGTCTACGCCAAGCGGGCCGCCGACAGGCAGGGAGCCAAGTTCTGGGCCGACGCCGGCGCCTACGCCCCCACGATCGGCATCATCGGCACCGTCATGGGTCTCGTCCACGTGCTGGAGAACCTCTCCAACCCGGGCAAGCTCGGTCACCTCATCGCCGCCGCCTTCATCGCCACCCTGTGGGGCATCACCTCGGCCAACGTGATCTTCCTCCCGTTGGGCAGCCGTCTGAAGCGGCTCAGCGAGCTCGAGTGCGGACGCATGGAGATCGCCATCGAGGGGATCGCCGCCATCCAGGCCGGCTCCAACCCCCGCATCGTGGCCCAGAAGCTGCGTTCCCTGCTGGCCAACGGCGCCAGCGAGGCCGAGGCGGCCTGA
- a CDS encoding flagellar biosynthetic protein FliO: protein MVELVTRLVFSLAIVVGLLILLSRLAGRRFGGGSRSLVTVLHRQPLSRSTAVAVVTVGSRVLVLGTTEHQVSLLAELSPQDTLPPAVETDLAPLSTSPDLDAAFARDLQDALSSTSTPSPAPRAGSGRLGQSLLAPQTWRDTFAAATGRAR, encoded by the coding sequence ATGGTCGAGCTGGTCACCCGGCTGGTGTTCTCGCTGGCGATCGTCGTCGGACTGCTGATCCTGCTGTCCCGCCTGGCGGGTCGGCGCTTCGGTGGGGGCTCACGCTCCCTCGTCACCGTCCTTCACCGCCAACCACTGAGCCGGTCCACCGCGGTCGCCGTGGTCACCGTCGGCTCACGTGTGCTCGTGCTGGGCACCACCGAGCACCAGGTGAGCCTGCTCGCCGAGCTCTCACCCCAGGACACCCTGCCTCCTGCGGTCGAGACCGACCTCGCCCCCCTCTCGACCTCCCCCGACCTCGACGCGGCCTTCGCCCGCGACCTGCAGGACGCCCTCTCGTCGACCTCCACGCCGAGCCCCGCGCCCCGTGCCGGCTCGGGACGTCTGGGCCAGTCGTTGCTCGCCCCCCAGACCTGGCGGGACACCTTCGCTGCCGCCACGGGACGTGCCCGGTGA
- a CDS encoding flagellar basal body-associated FliL family protein — MSVTTMAKKDGDAEAAAPKSKKMLIIIIAVVVLLAAGGGGFFLLSSKKGPPAPPKDVAGAVVPLEPIQVNLSGEHYLRIGISLQMTKTGEAEVDGGKALDATIAVFSGKPIDEVNEPKARKKLKTELLKEVRELYEKTVMDIYFTEFVTQ; from the coding sequence ATGAGTGTCACCACGATGGCCAAGAAGGACGGCGACGCCGAGGCCGCGGCTCCGAAGAGCAAGAAGATGCTCATCATCATCATCGCGGTCGTCGTGCTGCTGGCGGCCGGTGGTGGTGGCTTCTTCCTCCTGTCGTCGAAGAAGGGCCCGCCGGCCCCGCCCAAGGACGTCGCCGGTGCCGTGGTCCCCCTCGAGCCGATCCAGGTCAACCTCTCCGGCGAGCACTACCTGCGGATCGGCATCTCGCTGCAGATGACCAAGACCGGCGAGGCCGAGGTCGACGGCGGCAAGGCGCTCGACGCCACGATCGCCGTCTTCAGCGGCAAGCCGATCGACGAGGTGAACGAGCCCAAGGCCCGCAAGAAGCTCAAGACCGAGCTGCTGAAAGAGGTGCGCGAGCTCTACGAGAAGACGGTGATGGACATCTACTTCACGGAGTTCGTCACCCAATGA
- a CDS encoding flagellar biosynthetic protein FliR encodes MSLTVPGDALVAYLLASIRIIAWLFVVPPFSSKAVPTTAKVVLSLGLAFGVVSGSAPLAAPQTTPALVVSALTQVLVGAALGFVTYVLLAAVAAAGSLIDVFGGFSLAQAYDPLGQNMNTVFGKFHQWLATVLLFATNGHLLVIGGLLRTFHYLPVGQAPSMPQNASVVTTAFSMMFVSAVQIALPMVAVLFVADLGLALLTKVAPQLNAINVMFPAKIGLVLLIIGMSFPVLPSAVQRLSTMSTQAMAALVGAG; translated from the coding sequence ATGTCACTCACCGTCCCGGGTGACGCCCTCGTCGCCTACCTCCTGGCCTCCATCCGGATCATCGCCTGGCTGTTCGTGGTCCCCCCCTTCTCGTCGAAGGCCGTCCCCACCACCGCCAAGGTGGTGCTGTCACTCGGGCTGGCCTTCGGCGTGGTGTCGGGCTCCGCTCCGCTCGCCGCCCCGCAGACCACCCCGGCGCTGGTGGTGTCGGCGCTGACCCAGGTGCTGGTCGGCGCGGCGCTCGGCTTCGTCACCTACGTGCTGCTGGCAGCCGTGGCCGCCGCGGGCAGCCTCATCGACGTCTTCGGGGGCTTCTCGCTCGCCCAGGCCTACGACCCGCTGGGGCAGAACATGAACACCGTCTTCGGCAAGTTCCACCAGTGGCTGGCCACCGTGCTGCTCTTCGCGACCAACGGTCACCTGCTGGTCATCGGCGGGCTGCTGCGCACCTTCCACTACCTGCCGGTCGGCCAGGCCCCGTCCATGCCACAGAACGCCAGCGTCGTCACGACCGCCTTCTCGATGATGTTCGTCTCCGCCGTGCAGATCGCCCTGCCGATGGTCGCCGTCCTCTTCGTCGCCGATCTCGGGCTCGCCCTCCTGACGAAGGTCGCTCCCCAGCTCAACGCCATCAACGTGATGTTCCCGGCCAAGATCGGGCTGGTCCTGCTCATCATCGGCATGTCCTTCCCCGTCCTGCCCAGCGCCGTGCAGCGGCTGAGCACGATGTCCACCCAGGCCATGGCCGCGCTGGTCGGGGCGGGCTGA
- a CDS encoding EscU/YscU/HrcU family type III secretion system export apparatus switch protein codes for MSGEKSEKPTAKRKKQARKEGTVARTPDLGAWAVVLLVGMTLPSLMGRELESVRELMADCLGFAADPSTHGASILLHRAAQHAFTSVLLLGSGVLLVGVGSAVAQGGFFVSTKAVKPSLAKLNLLKGAKRMFGPHALWEGAKTLLKSSLVGLLVYSAIQSLLPLVGGMLPIPHVVATVADAGLGLLRTVALAGLVLAAADYAMARRRVGKQTRMSKEEVKTEYKQSEGDPMLKGAIRSRQLAMARNRMMADIPTADVVLVNPTHIAVALRYDPQNGAPLVVARGAGAIAAAIRAKAIEARVPLVRDVPLARALYASTRVGQAIPAELFAAVATVLAFVISRRTQGQHGGEHRTPRPGDELPAVLPAGRRRPKSSTAVVAGRS; via the coding sequence GTGTCCGGGGAGAAGTCGGAGAAGCCCACCGCCAAGCGCAAGAAGCAGGCCCGCAAGGAGGGCACGGTGGCGCGAACGCCCGACCTCGGGGCGTGGGCGGTGGTGCTGCTGGTCGGGATGACGCTACCCAGCCTGATGGGTCGCGAGCTGGAGTCGGTCCGCGAGCTCATGGCCGACTGCCTCGGGTTCGCTGCCGACCCGTCGACCCACGGCGCCAGCATCCTGCTGCACCGAGCCGCCCAGCACGCGTTCACCAGCGTGCTCCTGCTCGGCTCCGGTGTGCTGCTCGTCGGTGTCGGCTCCGCCGTGGCCCAGGGCGGCTTCTTCGTGTCGACCAAGGCGGTCAAGCCGAGCCTGGCCAAGCTCAACCTGCTCAAGGGGGCCAAGCGGATGTTCGGGCCCCACGCCCTGTGGGAAGGCGCCAAGACGCTGCTCAAGAGCTCGCTCGTCGGGCTCCTGGTCTACTCGGCGATCCAGTCGCTGCTGCCCCTGGTGGGCGGCATGCTCCCGATCCCCCACGTGGTCGCCACGGTCGCCGACGCCGGTCTGGGGCTGCTGCGCACCGTCGCCCTGGCCGGGCTGGTCCTGGCTGCTGCCGACTACGCGATGGCCCGGCGCCGCGTGGGCAAGCAGACCCGGATGAGCAAGGAGGAGGTCAAGACCGAGTACAAGCAGAGCGAAGGGGACCCCATGCTCAAGGGGGCCATCCGCTCGCGCCAGCTGGCGATGGCCCGCAACCGCATGATGGCCGACATCCCGACCGCCGACGTCGTCCTCGTCAACCCCACCCACATCGCCGTCGCGCTCAGGTACGACCCGCAGAACGGCGCACCCCTCGTGGTCGCCCGCGGGGCCGGCGCCATCGCCGCGGCCATCCGCGCCAAGGCGATCGAGGCCCGGGTACCCCTGGTGCGCGACGTCCCCCTCGCCCGCGCCCTCTACGCCTCCACGCGCGTCGGCCAGGCGATCCCCGCCGAGCTCTTCGCGGCGGTCGCGACCGTGCTGGCCTTCGTCATCAGCCGCCGCACCCAGGGCCAGCACGGAGGCGAGCACCGCACCCCCCGGCCCGGGGACGAGCTGCCCGCCGTGCTTCCCGCAGGACGCCGTCGCCCGAAGTCCTCAACCGCGGTCGTCGCCGGCCGATCGTAG
- the fliP gene encoding flagellar type III secretion system pore protein FliP (The bacterial flagellar biogenesis protein FliP forms a type III secretion system (T3SS)-type pore required for flagellar assembly.), producing the protein MNRIRRIGAVIGLLIGLLAVLAPTAAAASPVAASLPAAASRTVSLAHATAWSSVDAPAPATKSGATSGTTKKSTATGPSGPVGPKGSTADPGSVDVNLSGLTDKPGTSVSIILATTLLSLLPALLLTCTSFTKILVVLGLTRNALGLQQTPPNQVLTGLALFLSLFIMGPVLSQMNSTGLQPYMNGTKTSSQAFTDGSKPLKTFMLAHTDSSELKLLTDVAKRPLPKNPDEVELTTLIPAFVLSELKQAFTIGFVIFIPFLVIDIVVSGALMALGMMMMPPVMVSLPFKLLLFVLVDGWALVIKSLVASYT; encoded by the coding sequence GTGAACCGCATCCGCCGGATCGGCGCCGTCATCGGTCTCCTGATCGGCCTCCTCGCCGTGCTGGCGCCCACCGCGGCTGCCGCCAGCCCGGTCGCGGCCTCCCTCCCGGCCGCCGCCAGCCGCACCGTCTCGCTCGCCCACGCCACCGCCTGGTCGTCGGTAGACGCTCCGGCGCCGGCCACGAAGTCGGGCGCCACGAGTGGCACCACGAAGAAGAGCACCGCCACCGGACCTTCCGGCCCGGTCGGGCCGAAGGGCTCGACCGCCGACCCCGGCTCGGTCGACGTCAACCTGAGCGGACTGACCGACAAGCCGGGCACCTCGGTGTCGATCATCCTCGCCACCACCCTGCTGTCCCTGCTGCCGGCGCTGCTGCTCACCTGCACGAGCTTCACCAAGATCCTCGTGGTGCTCGGTCTGACCCGCAACGCCCTCGGCCTGCAGCAGACACCACCCAACCAGGTCCTCACCGGCCTGGCGCTGTTCCTCAGCCTGTTCATCATGGGACCGGTGCTGTCCCAGATGAACTCCACCGGACTGCAGCCCTACATGAACGGGACGAAGACGTCGTCGCAGGCGTTCACCGACGGCAGCAAGCCGCTCAAGACCTTCATGCTGGCCCACACCGACAGCTCCGAGCTCAAGCTCCTCACCGACGTCGCCAAGCGCCCGCTGCCCAAGAACCCGGACGAGGTCGAGCTGACGACGCTGATCCCCGCCTTCGTGCTCAGCGAGCTCAAGCAGGCCTTCACCATCGGCTTCGTCATCTTCATCCCCTTCCTGGTCATCGACATCGTGGTCAGCGGGGCCCTCATGGCCCTGGGCATGATGATGATGCCCCCGGTGATGGTGTCGCTGCCCTTCAAGCTGCTGCTCTTCGTGCTGGTGGACGGCTGGGCCCTGGTCATCAAGTCACTCGTGGCGAGCTACACCTAG
- a CDS encoding flagellar motor protein MotB, with amino-acid sequence MSKHKKGGHDEEHENHERWLVSYADMMTLLMVLFVVMFAMSTVDQRKFNALKAGLAAGFGQSTSVLSGSSSILSEPGTSIAAPIAPNQAVADLPPGDQKEILSAVAKTQRLAAERNQATATAETKSLTEVWKKMAATLNKKGLGQDVQAAIDQRGLVISLVSRHVVFEPDMPELSPRGQEIVAALAPVLRALPEKLEIDGHTNQVNVKPRFFPTDWELSSARAVTVLRYLNEAAGIDNSRMTAAAFGHTRPLVNPATPGSQDVNKRVDIVVLTLLPAESQALLKKIALTGATASLTQTGSH; translated from the coding sequence ATGTCGAAGCACAAGAAGGGGGGCCATGACGAGGAGCACGAGAACCACGAGCGCTGGCTGGTGAGCTACGCGGACATGATGACGCTGCTCATGGTGCTCTTCGTCGTCATGTTCGCCATGAGCACGGTCGACCAGAGGAAGTTCAACGCGCTCAAGGCCGGCCTGGCCGCCGGTTTCGGGCAGTCGACCAGCGTGCTCAGCGGCTCCAGCTCGATCCTCTCCGAGCCCGGGACCTCGATCGCGGCGCCCATCGCGCCCAACCAGGCCGTCGCCGACCTGCCCCCGGGAGACCAGAAGGAGATCCTCAGCGCGGTCGCGAAGACCCAGCGGCTGGCCGCCGAGCGCAACCAGGCCACCGCCACCGCCGAGACGAAGTCGCTGACCGAGGTGTGGAAGAAGATGGCGGCCACGCTCAACAAGAAGGGCCTGGGGCAGGACGTCCAGGCAGCCATCGACCAGCGCGGCCTCGTGATCAGCCTGGTCTCGCGGCACGTGGTCTTCGAGCCCGACATGCCTGAGCTCTCGCCCCGCGGGCAGGAGATCGTCGCCGCGCTCGCCCCGGTCCTGAGAGCCCTTCCGGAGAAGCTCGAGATCGACGGGCACACCAACCAGGTCAACGTGAAGCCACGCTTCTTCCCGACCGACTGGGAGCTGTCGTCGGCCCGCGCCGTGACGGTCCTCCGCTATCTGAACGAGGCCGCCGGCATCGACAACAGCCGGATGACCGCCGCGGCCTTCGGCCACACCAGGCCGCTGGTGAACCCGGCCACACCCGGGTCCCAGGACGTCAACAAGCGCGTCGACATCGTCGTGCTCACCCTGCTCCCCGCCGAGTCGCAGGCGCTGCTGAAGAAGATCGCCCTCACCGGGGCGACCGCATCCCTCACCCAGACAGGAAGCCACTGA
- a CDS encoding flagellar motor switch protein FliM has protein sequence MTLAPGARRGTGSRRTGIAVAYDFRRPIQLSREHSRILQLAFDDFARQATTLFTSSLRTVCSVTLGSIDQRSYSEYITSRDSLTYLSIFTADPILGRCMLELPLPAAMTCVDHMLGGPGSDKQPQRPLSEIEGGVIGKFVVRLLGEMRYSLEGTLRIDPVVTGVEYSPQFAQVAGAADVMVVVSFDLLVDKRTYVLTLCLPFNGILPHLVAAAAPAPVSDRERALRALSADTLRAQFETVPVELTIRFRPTLVSPDMFVDLSLGDVIRLSHPAAAPLDVTADGTAFAHATPGTKGPRLAALIVGTSQEAR, from the coding sequence GTGACACTCGCACCAGGCGCCCGCAGAGGCACCGGATCCCGCCGCACGGGCATCGCGGTGGCCTACGACTTCCGGCGACCCATCCAGCTCTCGCGCGAGCACTCGCGCATCCTCCAGCTGGCGTTCGACGACTTTGCGCGTCAGGCCACCACGTTGTTCACCTCGTCCCTGCGCACCGTCTGCTCGGTGACCCTCGGGTCCATCGACCAGCGCAGCTACTCCGAGTACATCACCTCTCGCGACAGCCTCACCTACCTGTCGATCTTCACCGCGGACCCGATCCTCGGGCGGTGCATGCTGGAGCTGCCGCTGCCGGCGGCGATGACCTGCGTGGACCACATGCTCGGAGGGCCGGGCTCAGACAAGCAGCCGCAGCGACCCCTGTCCGAGATCGAGGGCGGGGTCATCGGCAAGTTCGTCGTGAGGCTCCTGGGCGAGATGCGCTACTCGCTCGAGGGCACCCTGCGCATCGACCCGGTCGTGACCGGCGTGGAGTACAGCCCGCAGTTCGCCCAGGTGGCGGGGGCGGCCGACGTGATGGTCGTCGTGAGCTTCGATCTCCTGGTCGACAAGCGCACCTACGTCCTGACGCTGTGCCTGCCCTTCAACGGCATCCTCCCCCACCTCGTGGCCGCGGCTGCGCCCGCACCGGTGTCCGACCGTGAGCGGGCCCTGCGGGCCCTGTCCGCCGACACGCTGAGGGCGCAGTTCGAGACCGTCCCGGTCGAGCTGACGATCCGCTTCCGACCGACCCTGGTCTCCCCCGACATGTTCGTCGACCTCAGCCTCGGAGACGTGATCCGGCTCTCGCACCCCGCAGCCGCCCCCCTCGACGTCACTGCTGACGGCACCGCCTTTGCCCACGCCACTCCGGGGACCAAGGGTCCCCGGCTCGCCGCCCTGATCGTGGGCACCTCACAGGAGGCACGATGA
- the fliQ gene encoding flagellar biosynthesis protein FliQ has product MTDATIIDIALRTMMVALELSAPVLATALVIGFVVSVFQSMTQIQEFTLAFVPKVIGVGVALLVCGNWMLHTMISFTVSLFEQLPAMLR; this is encoded by the coding sequence ATGACCGACGCCACCATCATCGACATCGCGCTGCGCACCATGATGGTGGCGCTCGAGCTGTCGGCCCCCGTCCTCGCGACCGCCCTCGTGATCGGCTTCGTCGTCTCGGTCTTCCAGTCGATGACGCAGATCCAGGAGTTCACGCTGGCCTTCGTCCCCAAGGTGATCGGCGTCGGGGTGGCGCTCCTGGTGTGCGGCAACTGGATGCTCCACACGATGATCAGCTTCACGGTGAGCCTCTTCGAGCAGCTCCCCGCCATGCTGAGGTGA
- a CDS encoding flagellar biosynthesis protein FlhA — MLVVPLPAIVLDMLIALNITVGLLVLLTAMFVHRPIDFAAFPALILVLTLFRLALNVSATRLVLLDGYAGQVIDTFGHFVVGGSLIVGLIIFSILLVIQFVVITNGAGRVAEVGARFTLDAMPGKQMAIDADLNSGLIDEDTARRRRADVHAEADFYGAMDGSSKFVKGDAIAAVVITLVNLIGGFAVGVAQKGMSFPDAISTYSLLSVGDGLVSQVPALLLSVATGLIVTRSTGDDDMGTDILRQVGAQQVPLRVAGGAAFALCLIPGLPKIPFIFAGGLMLLASTRVPTDEAEAAAAAAAALPVGPVGESPEDLVEEMQIDPLGLDLSADIIDLVDPAVGGDLLQRVKALRRKIANDIGILVPPMRTRDDVDLPMNTYVIKLFGIEVARGEAPRGQVLAIGDYLGSLPGTLTREPVFGLEAKWIPADLRNHAELSGATVVDRTSVITTHIADIVTTHAARLLGREDVRLLTDVVKRSHPVVVEELTPSQLSLGEVQRVLQTLLDEGVSIRDLVRIFEAISLRAQVSKDLDGLVESARAALGPAIVATYTSAGVAHVISMEPRLEQRILEGMRPTDVGPMLALDPDLGQSLLNQLTQLSHEAQESNIHPVLVCAPQIRPALRRLLRPSIPGLPVLSYQELIGCSQVRSVGVVSLAAMVLTP, encoded by the coding sequence ATGCTGGTGGTGCCCCTGCCGGCGATCGTGCTCGACATGCTGATCGCCCTCAACATCACGGTCGGTCTGCTGGTCCTGCTGACGGCCATGTTCGTGCACCGGCCCATCGACTTCGCGGCCTTCCCCGCGCTGATCCTGGTCCTCACGCTCTTCCGTCTGGCCCTCAACGTCAGCGCCACCCGCTTGGTCCTCCTGGACGGCTACGCCGGCCAGGTCATCGACACCTTCGGGCACTTCGTGGTGGGTGGCTCGCTCATCGTCGGCCTGATCATCTTCTCCATCCTGCTCGTCATCCAGTTCGTCGTGATCACCAACGGTGCCGGCCGGGTGGCCGAGGTCGGGGCACGCTTCACGCTCGACGCCATGCCCGGCAAGCAGATGGCCATCGACGCCGACCTCAACTCGGGTCTGATCGACGAGGACACCGCCCGCCGGCGCCGGGCCGACGTGCACGCCGAGGCCGACTTCTACGGCGCGATGGACGGGTCGTCGAAGTTCGTCAAGGGTGACGCGATCGCGGCGGTCGTGATCACCCTGGTCAACCTCATCGGTGGTTTCGCGGTGGGCGTCGCCCAGAAGGGGATGTCCTTCCCCGACGCCATCTCGACCTACAGCCTGCTCTCCGTCGGCGACGGCCTGGTCTCGCAGGTGCCGGCGCTGCTCCTGTCGGTGGCCACCGGCCTCATCGTCACCCGCTCGACCGGCGACGACGACATGGGCACCGACATCCTGCGACAGGTGGGCGCCCAGCAGGTCCCGCTGCGTGTCGCCGGTGGCGCGGCCTTCGCGCTCTGCCTCATCCCGGGACTACCCAAGATCCCCTTCATCTTCGCGGGCGGGCTGATGCTGCTGGCCTCGACAAGGGTGCCCACGGACGAGGCCGAGGCCGCCGCTGCGGCGGCGGCCGCCCTCCCGGTGGGACCGGTGGGTGAGTCACCCGAGGACCTCGTGGAGGAGATGCAGATCGACCCGCTCGGCCTCGACCTCTCCGCCGACATCATCGACCTCGTCGACCCGGCAGTCGGTGGGGACCTGCTCCAGCGGGTCAAGGCCCTGCGCCGCAAGATCGCCAACGACATCGGCATCCTGGTGCCCCCGATGCGCACGCGCGACGACGTCGACCTGCCGATGAACACCTACGTCATCAAGCTCTTCGGCATCGAGGTCGCCCGGGGCGAGGCACCCCGAGGGCAGGTGCTCGCCATCGGCGACTACCTCGGCTCCCTGCCCGGCACCCTCACCCGCGAGCCCGTCTTCGGCCTCGAGGCCAAGTGGATCCCGGCCGACCTGCGCAACCACGCCGAGCTCAGCGGCGCCACGGTCGTGGACCGCACCTCCGTCATCACCACCCATATCGCCGACATCGTGACGACCCATGCCGCCCGGCTGCTCGGCCGTGAGGACGTGCGGCTGCTCACCGACGTGGTCAAGCGGTCGCACCCCGTGGTCGTCGAGGAGCTGACCCCGTCCCAGCTGAGCCTCGGTGAGGTGCAGCGGGTGCTGCAGACGCTCCTCGACGAGGGGGTCTCCATCCGCGACCTGGTGCGCATCTTCGAGGCGATCTCCCTGCGGGCCCAGGTCTCCAAGGACCTCGACGGGCTCGTCGAGAGCGCCCGCGCGGCCCTCGGGCCGGCCATCGTCGCCACCTACACGTCCGCCGGTGTCGCGCACGTCATCAGCATGGAGCCGCGGCTCGAGCAGCGGATCCTCGAGGGCATGCGTCCCACCGACGTCGGGCCCATGCTCGCTCTGGACCCCGACCTCGGCCAGTCGCTGCTCAACCAGCTCACGCAGCTG